Proteins encoded in a region of the Ruegeria sp. AD91A genome:
- a CDS encoding tyrosine-type recombinase/integrase, with amino-acid sequence MQRGQLPAVPPKRRAWNKGRIVGQKRPLLPKQVWAIRARLELARNLRDLTLFNVAIDSKLRGCDLVKLSVSDLVRDDRVRERMSVIQSKTRRPVQFELSENTRDTIAAWIKSPEMIGCRFMFPSRFHDRPHISTSQYGRLVRDWVAAIGLEPSGYGTHSLRRTKAAEIYRKTGNLRAVQLLLGHTKVDSTVRYLGVELEDALSIAEQIDI; translated from the coding sequence ATGCAAAGAGGCCAACTTCCCGCTGTCCCCCCGAAACGAAGAGCATGGAACAAAGGTCGGATCGTCGGCCAGAAAAGGCCGCTGTTGCCGAAACAAGTGTGGGCGATCCGCGCGCGACTCGAATTGGCCAGGAATCTGCGTGATCTCACGCTGTTCAACGTGGCGATTGACAGCAAGCTTCGCGGATGCGACTTGGTGAAACTGTCCGTCAGTGATTTGGTCAGAGATGACCGCGTTCGCGAGAGGATGTCTGTGATCCAGAGCAAAACCCGGCGACCCGTTCAGTTCGAACTCTCTGAAAACACGCGGGATACCATTGCCGCATGGATCAAGTCGCCGGAAATGATCGGCTGCCGTTTCATGTTTCCCAGTCGGTTTCATGACCGCCCACATATCTCAACCAGCCAATATGGCCGACTTGTGCGGGATTGGGTGGCTGCGATTGGGTTGGAACCCAGTGGCTACGGCACCCATTCGCTGCGCCGGACCAAGGCGGCGGAGATCTACCGCAAAACCGGAAATCTCAGGGCGGTTCAACTGTTGCTCGGACACACTAAGGTTGACAGCACTGTCAGATATCTTGGTGTCGAACTTGAAGATGCGCTGAGCATCGCCGAGCAAATCGACATTTGA
- a CDS encoding ABC transporter substrate-binding protein translates to MRRRAFLAGLGAPILGASLAAGPLFASSPSLRLSGYPYDRIQGLMNGNIEVEGFEHSFETDSIGGLNTDALGGSMTREVTEIGLVPYIIAYSNEGLRNHTLIPVFPLRTFRHKSIYIRPDRGIERPEDLVGKTIASPGYSSTSLTWIRGIVEDEYGVSPSDINWVVSAGDSAGAATGGASGFENFIPDGVNISTGPEGLDESELLVEGIVDALFHAAEPKAYIEGNPLCVRLFDDSRAIEQAYFAKTSIYPIMHAVAIRRDFVEAHPEVIAAVFNAYSQAKNQLYAFQRKEAWYISTVPWISQELEQTRAIMGHNFHSYGMTDANQETLKALLRYCHDQGLSQELLSIEDLFHPSSLHLIEEM, encoded by the coding sequence ATGAGGCGTAGGGCATTTCTAGCAGGTTTGGGAGCACCTATACTGGGCGCTTCTTTGGCTGCTGGTCCATTGTTCGCGTCCTCTCCTTCCTTGCGTCTGTCGGGTTACCCATACGATCGCATCCAGGGGCTAATGAATGGCAACATCGAAGTCGAGGGTTTCGAGCACAGTTTTGAAACTGACAGTATTGGGGGGCTAAACACTGATGCTTTAGGCGGCTCAATGACCCGAGAGGTCACGGAAATCGGGCTTGTACCATACATCATTGCGTACTCGAACGAGGGTCTGCGCAACCACACTCTTATACCGGTCTTCCCGCTCCGGACGTTTCGGCACAAAAGCATCTACATTCGGCCCGACCGCGGGATCGAACGCCCAGAAGATCTCGTAGGAAAAACCATCGCCTCACCGGGCTATTCATCGACTTCGCTGACTTGGATTCGAGGGATTGTTGAGGATGAATACGGTGTTTCTCCCTCTGACATTAACTGGGTTGTATCCGCCGGTGACTCGGCGGGTGCGGCAACGGGAGGCGCTTCTGGTTTCGAGAATTTCATTCCTGATGGGGTAAACATTTCGACGGGACCAGAAGGGTTGGACGAGTCTGAATTGCTCGTTGAAGGCATTGTTGACGCTCTGTTTCACGCAGCCGAACCTAAGGCCTACATCGAGGGAAATCCGCTGTGCGTCAGATTATTCGATGATTCACGCGCCATCGAACAAGCATACTTCGCGAAAACTAGTATCTATCCAATCATGCACGCGGTCGCCATCCGCCGAGATTTCGTTGAGGCGCACCCTGAGGTCATCGCCGCCGTTTTCAACGCATATTCGCAAGCCAAAAATCAACTATACGCATTTCAGAGGAAAGAGGCATGGTACATCAGTACCGTACCGTGGATATCTCAAGAGCTTGAACAAACCAGAGCTATTATGGGCCACAACTTTCATTCCTATGGTATGACGGATGCAAATCAGGAAACCCTTAAAGCGCTTCTCAGGTATTGCCACGACCAAGGCCTTTCGCAGGAACTGCTTTCCATTGAAGACCTGTTTCACCCATCTTCTCTGCATCTGATTGAAGAGATGTGA
- a CDS encoding DUF302 domain-containing protein — MFRYCVALSIILAVFTVSLSVLAQSSTAQSEVDENYLVLEAAVGTAGLTEVASIDHARLAQAEGVEMPASRVLIFSDPEINSSILAGNVRAGLDLPFRALSFDQDDLAQITYTGSQFLVERHGLTETSMLEAFDNRMLDVLGGLVAKPAPTDGLTLDYGVIELKSKLNVSEAVGRLTEVVMAQDDTVWFGEIDFAAEASQLGMEIPEAVLLLFGGPAPGGVAMADFPAIGLDAFCQKLLVYADDDGGSTIIYNDIAALAELYYGTSTKPHRALNERLTATFRSAIE; from the coding sequence ATGTTTAGATATTGCGTTGCCCTTTCAATAATCTTGGCAGTTTTCACGGTTTCACTTTCAGTTCTGGCTCAATCATCAACTGCTCAAAGCGAAGTGGATGAAAACTACTTGGTGCTGGAGGCAGCGGTTGGTACAGCAGGCCTGACTGAAGTTGCATCGATTGATCATGCGCGCTTGGCTCAAGCCGAAGGCGTCGAAATGCCCGCGTCGCGCGTACTTATTTTTTCAGACCCTGAGATCAATTCCTCAATACTCGCTGGGAACGTGCGCGCTGGACTGGATCTTCCGTTTCGCGCTTTGTCATTCGATCAAGATGATCTTGCGCAGATCACCTATACGGGATCGCAATTTTTGGTAGAGAGACACGGGTTGACTGAGACCTCAATGCTGGAGGCATTCGACAACAGGATGCTTGATGTTCTTGGCGGTTTAGTCGCGAAGCCAGCCCCGACTGACGGATTGACGCTGGACTATGGGGTGATCGAACTGAAGTCGAAGCTAAACGTATCGGAGGCAGTAGGGCGACTCACCGAGGTTGTGATGGCGCAGGACGATACCGTCTGGTTTGGAGAAATCGACTTTGCGGCCGAAGCATCCCAATTGGGAATGGAGATTCCAGAGGCCGTTCTATTGTTGTTTGGTGGCCCAGCACCCGGCGGAGTAGCAATGGCGGATTTTCCGGCAATTGGGCTAGATGCATTTTGCCAAAAGCTGTTGGTGTACGCGGACGACGATGGGGGTTCCACGATCATTTACAATGACATTGCCGCACTAGCGGAGTTGTATTACGGCACCTCAACCAAGCCCCATCGTGCGTTAAATGAGCGACTCACTGCGACATTCAGATCCGCGATTGAGTAG
- a CDS encoding DUF4345 domain-containing protein, giving the protein MTARLVLLLAAVGLVPIALSYGLVPGRSVPFLLGFPVEGTNQSHVFRAIMGLYLTNAVFWLVATVKPELQRPALWVLLLFMSGLAAGRLLSILIDGFPSGILWFYLFAELAFAALAATSLRREREIGCT; this is encoded by the coding sequence ATGACCGCTAGATTAGTCCTACTCTTAGCCGCTGTTGGCCTCGTCCCGATTGCCTTGTCTTACGGACTTGTGCCCGGGCGTTCTGTCCCTTTTCTTTTAGGTTTCCCAGTAGAGGGAACCAATCAATCCCACGTCTTCCGCGCCATTATGGGGTTGTACCTCACCAACGCTGTGTTTTGGTTGGTAGCCACTGTGAAGCCTGAACTGCAACGTCCAGCACTTTGGGTTCTTCTTCTCTTCATGTCCGGTCTGGCTGCTGGGCGTTTGTTGAGCATACTAATCGATGGCTTTCCGAGCGGCATTTTGTGGTTTTATCTTTTTGCTGAGCTGGCGTTTGCGGCGTTGGCTGCAACTTCCTTGCGAAGAGAACGTGAGATTGGATGTACTTAA
- a CDS encoding arylsulfatase, translating to MKKIVSLVGALCITATGAWADEGQPPNIIVIMADDVGWASVGVYHGGVKSIETPNLDQLSSEGARLTDYYAEPSCTAGRSAFMTGQMPIRTGMHTVGLPGDPIGLNPDDPTLPMFLKKLGYTTGQFGKNHLGDLNEFLPTTKGFDEYWGWLYHLNAMEYTSDPDWPDDPKFNAQFAPRNIIHSFATEEEDETVDPRFGKVGKQRIIDDGPAPPERQKTLDDEVTSYTTDFISRAVESNTPFFVWMAPARAHVWTHLSPKYEGMLGNGRGLQDVVMKELDDNVGKVLAHLEDLGVADNTIVVFTADNGPETLTWPDGGTTPFHGEKGTTWEGGFRVPAIIRWPGKIPEGQVLNGIFSGMDWMPTFVAAAGGPADLKEKLLEGYEGYNVHLDGYNQLSYLTGEQVESSRRELIYYQGTDLQAVRYNDWKAHFVVQNHGWSGPKEELVAPLLYNLRRDPYEKAADESGMYVRWMGEKMWAFGPAARLVQAHLATFEKFPPRGKPVANKGHVEEQTSTEGGISQ from the coding sequence ATGAAAAAAATTGTCTCACTAGTTGGTGCGCTATGTATTACCGCCACTGGAGCTTGGGCCGATGAGGGCCAACCCCCAAATATTATTGTTATCATGGCTGATGACGTGGGATGGGCAAGCGTTGGTGTTTATCATGGCGGTGTCAAAAGCATTGAAACGCCGAATTTGGATCAGCTCTCGTCCGAGGGAGCGCGTCTTACAGATTACTACGCAGAGCCAAGCTGCACCGCCGGTCGATCAGCTTTTATGACAGGGCAAATGCCAATTCGCACCGGTATGCATACAGTTGGATTGCCTGGTGACCCAATAGGTTTGAACCCAGATGATCCGACACTTCCGATGTTCTTAAAAAAACTGGGATATACGACCGGACAGTTCGGTAAAAACCACCTTGGCGATCTGAACGAGTTCCTACCTACTACGAAAGGTTTCGACGAATACTGGGGTTGGCTTTATCACCTTAACGCCATGGAATACACGTCTGACCCGGATTGGCCAGACGACCCAAAATTCAACGCCCAATTTGCTCCCCGCAATATCATTCATTCCTTTGCGACAGAGGAAGAGGATGAAACAGTCGATCCGCGTTTCGGTAAAGTCGGAAAGCAGCGCATCATTGATGATGGTCCAGCTCCGCCGGAACGCCAAAAGACTTTGGACGACGAAGTAACTTCCTACACGACGGACTTTATCTCGCGCGCGGTTGAATCAAATACACCGTTTTTCGTCTGGATGGCTCCAGCCCGAGCTCATGTCTGGACCCATCTAAGCCCAAAGTACGAAGGGATGCTGGGCAATGGTCGAGGTCTTCAGGATGTGGTCATGAAGGAGTTGGACGACAACGTTGGAAAAGTGCTCGCGCACCTTGAGGACCTCGGCGTTGCTGACAACACCATAGTAGTGTTCACCGCCGATAATGGCCCGGAAACACTGACTTGGCCTGATGGTGGAACCACACCGTTTCATGGAGAGAAAGGTACAACCTGGGAAGGTGGATTCAGAGTACCCGCGATAATCCGCTGGCCTGGAAAAATTCCCGAAGGTCAGGTCTTAAATGGTATTTTCAGCGGGATGGATTGGATGCCCACCTTCGTTGCGGCCGCTGGAGGTCCCGCAGACCTGAAAGAGAAACTGCTAGAGGGTTATGAAGGCTACAATGTACATCTCGATGGCTACAACCAATTGTCATATCTAACAGGTGAGCAAGTAGAAAGCAGTCGTCGTGAACTGATTTATTATCAGGGTACGGACCTCCAAGCCGTTCGGTACAATGATTGGAAAGCACATTTCGTCGTGCAAAATCACGGTTGGTCAGGTCCTAAGGAAGAATTGGTTGCTCCGTTGCTCTACAATCTGCGGCGGGACCCTTATGAAAAAGCTGCGGACGAAAGCGGCATGTACGTTCGCTGGATGGGTGAGAAGATGTGGGCCTTCGGTCCAGCAGCTCGATTGGTGCAGGCGCATCTTGCTACCTTTGAGAAGTTCCCTCCGCGTGGAAAACCGGTCGCAAACAAGGGTCACGTGGAAGAACAGACATCAACTGAGGGTGGAATCTCTCAGTAA
- a CDS encoding trans-aconitate 2-methyltransferase codes for MKDLYESFNEKTDADWLQLWLDKAENKGGELASALPNFPPNDIQVEFVGSALSSAIREAYGFYVHAKKMFSTYGENPSKDDCFLDFGCGWGRYIRLFSKDYPSQSIFAADVNADIVDECRKRGLPGGFMHISPLGEFSLPEGKISSAMAYSVFTHLPEHVHLHWRIELARVTKPGAVLVITVQPKRFLRYIENRGREILGPKIFGNRIGLLRHFQLGKRRGSNAWHKLLAESADMVPEFASRYDSGELVFMEGTDGNKTYGDAIVPVSYIEENWAPDFKVVDVVDDKSRFAQSVITLKRI; via the coding sequence ATGAAAGACTTGTATGAAAGCTTCAATGAGAAAACCGATGCAGATTGGCTTCAGCTATGGCTGGATAAAGCCGAAAATAAAGGAGGCGAGCTTGCAAGCGCTCTCCCCAACTTTCCTCCAAATGATATTCAAGTCGAATTTGTCGGAAGCGCGCTTTCCAGTGCAATCAGAGAAGCGTATGGTTTTTATGTGCACGCAAAGAAGATGTTTTCTACGTACGGCGAAAACCCGAGCAAAGATGATTGCTTTTTGGATTTCGGATGTGGTTGGGGACGTTATATCCGTTTGTTTTCGAAAGATTATCCAAGTCAATCTATATTCGCCGCAGATGTAAATGCCGACATCGTTGATGAGTGTCGGAAAAGAGGTCTTCCGGGCGGGTTCATGCATATTTCCCCATTGGGTGAGTTTTCGCTGCCCGAAGGCAAGATTTCATCTGCGATGGCGTATTCAGTTTTCACGCATCTTCCAGAGCATGTTCATTTGCATTGGCGTATCGAGCTCGCGCGCGTTACTAAACCCGGCGCTGTTCTGGTGATCACGGTCCAACCGAAGCGATTCCTGAGATACATTGAGAATCGCGGGCGCGAGATATTGGGCCCGAAAATATTTGGAAACAGAATTGGTTTGCTTCGTCACTTCCAACTTGGAAAACGAAGAGGTTCGAACGCTTGGCACAAGCTACTTGCAGAGTCCGCAGATATGGTGCCCGAGTTTGCCTCGCGTTATGACAGCGGCGAACTGGTCTTCATGGAAGGCACAGATGGCAACAAGACTTACGGCGATGCGATCGTGCCAGTTTCATATATCGAGGAGAACTGGGCCCCGGACTTCAAAGTCGTCGACGTCGTAGATGACAAATCCAGGTTTGCTCAATCGGTCATTACGCTCAAACGGATTTGA
- a CDS encoding IS110 family transposase — translation MKYYVGLDLSMDSMRVCIVDENGGKVASMKVESAPDQIAGALDRVGDIEGAVIESGRMPAAICHGLRASGVPVVCIGARQAHQNVKALKVNKTDPHDAAGLPQFARTGFYKEVHVKSTAAHGARCVIAMCSHLVEAPLRLKNTIRGICATFRFKPGPGQDMSLIDRVMTAADIPGTRQRITALVATRAGVVEQIRQRDRALLEFAHQSSACRQLMIIPGVGVQTSAASAAMDQADRFRQSRTVDAHIGLVPGRHQSGEIDWTGRITRQDDSMVCKLLYEAANSILTRNRDNFALATRAQKVAKRRDLRKARVAPAVIKHAMLRDGAVFEA, via the coding sequence ATGAAATACTATGTCGGACTGGACCTGTCGATGGACAGCATGCGGGTTTGCATCGTCGATGAAAACGGTGGGAAAGTGGCCTCGATGAAGGTCGAGAGCGCGCCTGACCAGATCGCAGGTGCGTTGGATCGAGTCGGCGACATTGAGGGAGCGGTGATCGAATCCGGCCGCATGCCGGCGGCAATCTGCCACGGCTTGCGAGCTTCTGGCGTTCCCGTTGTGTGCATAGGCGCGCGGCAGGCGCATCAGAACGTAAAGGCATTAAAGGTGAACAAGACTGACCCGCATGATGCAGCCGGGCTGCCGCAATTTGCCAGGACAGGCTTCTACAAGGAAGTGCATGTTAAATCTACGGCCGCCCATGGTGCGCGCTGTGTCATCGCGATGTGCAGTCATCTCGTTGAAGCCCCGCTGCGGCTCAAAAACACGATCCGAGGGATATGTGCAACTTTCAGGTTCAAGCCCGGCCCCGGTCAGGACATGTCGTTAATCGACCGGGTGATGACTGCTGCAGATATACCGGGCACTCGCCAGAGAATCACAGCGCTGGTCGCCACCAGAGCCGGGGTGGTGGAACAGATCAGGCAACGGGATCGTGCCTTGCTTGAGTTCGCTCACCAATCGTCGGCCTGCAGGCAGCTCATGATTATACCCGGCGTTGGCGTTCAAACTTCCGCCGCTTCCGCAGCCATGGATCAAGCTGACCGCTTCCGGCAATCGCGCACAGTAGACGCCCACATCGGATTGGTCCCCGGGCGTCACCAATCCGGGGAAATCGATTGGACAGGACGCATCACCAGACAGGATGACAGCATGGTCTGCAAGCTGCTCTACGAAGCGGCCAACTCGATCCTGACGCGCAATCGTGACAACTTCGCCCTCGCAACCAGGGCCCAGAAGGTCGCCAAACGCCGAGACTTGAGAAAGGCACGCGTGGCGCCTGCCGTTATCAAGCACGCGATGCTGCGTGACGGAGCTGTGTTCGAAGCGTGA
- a CDS encoding transposase, translating into MWSGLDAVGVTTWKLPPAQIKALAASRGTRAKTDRIDAEHIAQFMDFRPDARRNLPHAKIRLLRALLSKRGQLVETRKRLLAQIKAHGKMGSADMFEALDAKLKDLLDYQIAELEARIENIIATDESLATTAGIPRSVPGIRPVASTMPITEMPDHRRASRRARRPRANCK; encoded by the coding sequence CTGTGGTCCGGCCTTGACGCAGTAGGGGTCACGACGTGGAAATTGCCGCCAGCTCAAATCAAGGCTTTGGCAGCCAGTCGAGGCACGAGGGCGAAAACGGACAGGATCGATGCAGAACACATTGCGCAGTTCATGGATTTCCGACCAGATGCAAGGCGCAACCTCCCACATGCAAAGATACGTCTTCTCAGAGCCTTGCTGTCCAAGCGCGGACAACTTGTCGAGACGCGAAAGCGGCTTCTGGCGCAGATCAAGGCGCATGGGAAGATGGGATCGGCTGACATGTTCGAAGCCTTGGATGCCAAATTGAAAGACCTGCTGGATTATCAGATTGCAGAGCTTGAGGCCCGGATCGAAAATATCATCGCCACAGATGAGAGCCTTGCCACGACGGCTGGCATCCCGCGTTCCGTTCCCGGGATCAGACCGGTTGCCAGCACCATGCCGATCACAGAGATGCCAGATCACCGGCGAGCAAGCCGCCGCGCTCGCAGGCCTAGAGCCAATTGCAAATGA
- a CDS encoding heme biosynthesis protein HemY → MLWSLFKILVFVAIIGLLALGGHFLMQTSGGVQITVAGTEFTLGPLQSVIALGVLVIAVWLFFKLLSLLIATLKFLNGDETALSRYFDRNREQKGYQALADGLMALASGEGRVAMTKATKAEKLLNKPELTDLFVAQAAEMTGDTKKASDTYKKLVTNNATRFVGVRGIMKQKLAEGDDETARKLAEKALAIKPRHEETQDVLLNLQTKAHDWAGARSTLTSKLKAGYLPRDVFKRRDAVLALSEAKGILDEDATVEQQERAIEANRLSPDLVPAAAMAARAYIAKGKPRAATKILKKAWEVQPHPDLAHAFAEIVPDETPEQRIKRFTALTRIHPENMETCLILAELNIVAEDFPEARRALGDLVEKQGDARAYTLMAAIERGEGASDAVVQGWLARALNAPRGPQWVCTNCHDIQPEWGPVCQNCGSFDTLSWQTPQTPEIASATGVHMLPLIVGALEDQSEEPEVAEPVDEVDVVEVAADAVEVAEEDEAQKQA, encoded by the coding sequence ATGCTGTGGTCACTGTTTAAGATCCTTGTTTTTGTTGCGATTATCGGCCTGCTGGCGCTGGGCGGTCACTTCCTGATGCAAACCAGTGGCGGGGTTCAGATCACCGTCGCGGGCACAGAATTCACGCTGGGGCCGCTTCAGTCAGTGATCGCGCTGGGTGTGTTGGTCATTGCAGTCTGGCTGTTTTTCAAGTTGCTCAGCCTGCTGATCGCAACGCTGAAATTCCTGAACGGTGACGAAACTGCCTTGTCCCGGTATTTTGACCGAAATCGCGAGCAAAAGGGATATCAGGCGCTGGCTGATGGCCTGATGGCGCTGGCCTCGGGCGAAGGGCGCGTGGCGATGACCAAAGCCACCAAGGCCGAAAAACTGCTGAACAAGCCTGAGCTGACAGATCTGTTTGTGGCACAGGCCGCCGAGATGACCGGTGACACGAAAAAGGCATCGGATACTTATAAAAAACTGGTGACCAACAACGCGACCCGGTTTGTTGGCGTACGCGGGATCATGAAGCAGAAGCTGGCCGAAGGTGATGATGAAACGGCCCGCAAACTTGCCGAGAAGGCCCTGGCGATCAAACCGCGTCACGAAGAGACGCAGGATGTGTTGCTGAACCTGCAAACCAAGGCGCATGATTGGGCCGGGGCGCGTTCGACCCTGACCTCCAAGTTGAAGGCCGGGTATTTGCCGCGCGATGTTTTCAAACGGCGCGATGCTGTTCTGGCCTTGTCCGAAGCCAAAGGCATTCTGGACGAAGACGCGACCGTCGAACAGCAGGAGCGCGCGATCGAAGCCAATCGTCTGTCGCCCGATCTGGTGCCTGCCGCTGCCATGGCCGCCCGCGCGTATATCGCCAAAGGCAAACCCCGGGCTGCGACCAAGATTCTGAAAAAAGCATGGGAGGTTCAGCCACACCCGGATCTGGCCCATGCCTTTGCCGAAATCGTACCGGATGAAACTCCCGAGCAACGTATCAAGAGGTTCACGGCGCTAACCCGCATTCACCCCGAGAATATGGAAACGTGCCTGATTCTGGCAGAATTGAACATCGTGGCCGAGGATTTCCCCGAAGCCCGCCGTGCGTTGGGTGATTTGGTTGAAAAGCAAGGTGATGCGCGCGCCTACACGTTGATGGCTGCGATCGAACGTGGCGAGGGGGCCTCGGACGCCGTTGTGCAAGGCTGGTTGGCCAGGGCGCTGAATGCGCCGCGTGGTCCGCAATGGGTGTGCACCAACTGCCATGATATCCAACCCGAATGGGGGCCGGTCTGCCAGAACTGCGGAAGCTTCGACACACTCAGTTGGCAAACGCCGCAAACGCCTGAGATCGCAAGCGCGACCGGCGTACACATGTTGCCTTTGATCGTTGGTGCGCTTGAGGATCAATCAGAAGAGCCCGAAGTCGCGGAACCTGTGGATGAGGTCGATGTGGTCGAAGTGGCGGCAGACGCCGTAGAGGTTGCAGAGGAAGACGAGGCTCAAAAGCAGGCCTGA
- a CDS encoding COG4223 family protein has translation MAGKKKSEEKPVESPQADDVVETELQQGDAPVDPAENVEEDFSEAEAEAEAEAEAEAEAEAEAEAEAEAEAEAEAEAEAEAEAEAEAEAEAEAEAEAEAEAEAEAEAEAEAEAEAEEKVVERVVEKRGGFVPALLGGAIAAAVGFALGNGGLLSGGSDTSDTLAALESKLADQSDQIAKLSQELANSPDVAGLTDQVKALSDKLTPVEGDLSAIKSTVDTLSGQIGPLSDRIATLEKTPIESSVSPESMAAFEAELKKLQDSLASQRAEVEKMVSDAQALEAKASADVQTAANAAVLSRLHGQLDAGQPYSDLVAELKAGGVDVPDALSGSAEKGVETLSSLRASFAPAARSALAEARDADKGAGLIAFLQRQTGARSVMPQEGDGPDAVLSRAQAALADGDLVKALSELKSLPEAAQAAMADWEQAAQTRVAAVDAANTLASSLNSN, from the coding sequence TTGGCTGGTAAGAAAAAGTCCGAAGAAAAGCCGGTGGAAAGCCCTCAGGCGGATGACGTCGTCGAAACCGAACTGCAACAGGGCGATGCGCCTGTTGACCCGGCTGAAAACGTAGAAGAAGACTTTTCCGAAGCCGAAGCCGAAGCCGAAGCCGAAGCCGAAGCCGAAGCCGAAGCCGAAGCCGAAGCCGAAGCCGAAGCCGAAGCCGAAGCCGAAGCCGAAGCCGAAGCCGAAGCCGAAGCCGAAGCCGAAGCCGAAGCCGAAGCCGAAGCCGAAGCCGAAGCCGAAGCCGAAGCCGAAGCCGAAGCCGAAGCCGAAGCCGAAGCCGAAGCCGAAGCCGAAGCCGAAGAAAAAGTTGTTGAGCGCGTCGTTGAAAAGCGTGGCGGGTTTGTGCCTGCTTTGCTGGGTGGTGCCATTGCAGCCGCTGTCGGGTTTGCGCTGGGCAATGGTGGGCTATTGTCAGGTGGCTCTGACACTTCGGATACCTTGGCGGCGTTGGAGTCCAAACTGGCAGACCAATCCGACCAGATTGCCAAGCTGTCGCAAGAGCTTGCAAACAGTCCGGATGTTGCCGGTTTGACGGATCAGGTCAAAGCGCTGTCCGACAAACTGACACCCGTGGAAGGTGACCTGAGTGCGATCAAATCTACTGTGGATACGCTGTCAGGCCAGATCGGACCATTGTCAGACCGAATCGCGACGCTGGAGAAGACCCCGATCGAATCCAGCGTGTCGCCCGAATCCATGGCCGCCTTTGAAGCTGAGCTGAAGAAGCTTCAGGATTCTCTGGCCTCGCAACGTGCCGAAGTTGAAAAAATGGTTTCGGACGCTCAGGCGCTTGAGGCAAAAGCATCAGCCGACGTCCAAACTGCGGCAAATGCCGCTGTTCTGTCCCGCTTGCATGGCCAGTTGGATGCGGGCCAGCCCTATTCCGATCTTGTTGCGGAACTGAAGGCAGGCGGCGTGGATGTGCCGGATGCTCTGTCCGGGTCGGCTGAGAAAGGTGTGGAAACCCTCTCCTCTCTGCGGGCCAGCTTCGCGCCTGCGGCCCGATCAGCGCTGGCAGAAGCGCGTGATGCCGACAAGGGCGCTGGCCTGATTGCCTTCCTGCAACGTCAAACAGGCGCGCGGTCGGTCATGCCCCAGGAAGGGGATGGGCCAGATGCCGTTCTGTCACGTGCACAGGCTGCGCTCGCGGACGGAGACCTGGTCAAAGCCCTGAGTGAATTGAAATCACTTCCCGAAGCGGCACAGGCCGCAATGGCCGATTGGGAACAGGCGGCCCAAACACGGGTCGCGGCCGTCGATGCGGCGAATACACTGGCTTCCAGCCTGAACTCGAACTGA
- a CDS encoding uroporphyrinogen-III synthase, producing MYLLMTRPRAASERFVAQLPTRTRSRVQVIYSPIMEIRPLPVAVETEGVQGLIFTSANAVNAAAAKGVDRTLPAFCVGPATTGTAKGYGWQAEMVGATAEELVGHLLKRRPKSPLLHLRGEHTRGNVAGRLTESGLAVREQPVYQQRLLPLTPEAAEAADGDSPIIAPLFSPRTARHFADIWVGSAPLWLAAISQATADPLYSLDYAGLKIAKMPTPKKMRKAVKKLAKHALRVEGGAVPD from the coding sequence TTGTATTTGTTGATGACCCGCCCGCGCGCCGCCTCTGAAAGGTTCGTTGCGCAGTTGCCGACCCGCACCAGATCACGGGTTCAGGTCATCTATTCCCCGATCATGGAAATCCGGCCTCTGCCGGTTGCCGTTGAGACCGAGGGAGTGCAGGGATTGATTTTCACCTCGGCCAATGCCGTGAACGCGGCGGCCGCGAAAGGTGTTGACCGCACCCTGCCTGCGTTCTGCGTCGGGCCCGCAACAACTGGCACAGCGAAAGGGTACGGTTGGCAGGCCGAGATGGTCGGGGCCACGGCAGAGGAGCTGGTGGGACATCTGCTCAAGCGGCGGCCCAAAAGCCCGTTGTTGCATTTGAGGGGTGAGCACACGCGTGGCAATGTTGCCGGTCGACTGACCGAATCTGGTTTGGCCGTGCGGGAACAGCCCGTCTACCAACAAAGACTGTTGCCGCTAACACCCGAGGCGGCCGAAGCGGCAGATGGAGATTCGCCAATAATCGCTCCGCTTTTTTCGCCAAGGACGGCGCGACATTTTGCCGATATTTGGGTTGGATCAGCGCCATTGTGGCTGGCTGCAATCAGTCAGGCCACGGCTGATCCCCTTTATTCGTTGGACTATGCGGGCCTGAAGATCGCGAAGATGCCGACACCAAAGAAAATGCGTAAGGCTGTTAAAAAGCTTGCAAAACATGCGTTGCGGGTTGAGGGCGGCGCGGTCCCCGATTAA